aggaagaccaggaccccatgctacggcctggcacagagttaacttggactatttggtgacaagttcacccaacccttatgtgaattgtttgtgttatgatgcattctcatagagcatagtgttaatgtgttttaatagttcagctcactgggcttttagctcaccccactccctctacccccaggcttgcaggtacagtatagtgcgggagtccggatagagtaaagaagttatgcctttgtaatagctagtaatggacatgatcaaaattgtaatgtaaaagtacagtatagttatgtaatgagttttatggatgttagtgtgtgcttgaccatagaatgttgtatccctttttttatacatgatcttagagattttgatgatgtttatgtaaaccagctcaacacaggttttgtcccccattgagggcacagatgagatcccacagagggatcaatgttatgttaatgtttatgcacaggttgagtttggttgatgagtatgcaaaagaaagttttaatttttatgcttattgttgatcatgtatgggattatacaggtttacaggttttatgttaggcttgctacgggtcccggcggccttaagtcgacccggatcctagcgccggtagcggtccgattttcgggtcgttacatagctgctcctatgaccaggttgaccaagaagaatcagaattgTCTGGATCGAATCaatgtgaggaaagttttgaagagctaaagagaagactgACGTCAAAcctagtgttagctctgcctacaagtgatgaagatttaatagtgttttgtgatgcatcccgagtgggactaggttgtgtctTACtttagaatgaaagggtaattgcttatgctcttagacagctaaagaagcacgagttaaattatcctacacacgatctagagatggcagccatgacctttgcacttaagatgtagaggcattacttgtatggagtaaaatgtgagatctttatagatcataagagtttgcaatacatcttgagtcagaaagagttaaacttgaggtagaggaggtgggtagaactgcttagcaATTATGATTACAAAATctaatatcatccgggtaaagaaaatgtggtggcagatgcTCTTAACCGAAAATGACttagcagtttatcccacatcacagtagagagaagactaGTGGTGAAAGAATTTTACAGGCTTGTTAGCGAAGGTttgcagctagagttgtctggtacaggtgccttagtagCTATAATGAAGGTGATACCCATGTTTCTGGAACAAGTAGCACAGAAACAGTACGAGGACTCCGAGTTGTTAAAAATAGTAAGGGCTATTCAAAAAGGTAAGAATGGTGAGTTTAGGTTTGACAACAGGAGAATTCTCCATTATGGGAACagactgtgtgtaccagatgatataaGCTTGAAAGAAgatattatgagagaggctcataatgccaggtacagtgttcaccctagagccaccaaaatgtatcagaatctgaagaaagtgtattggtagccatctatgaagagggaagtagCTCAATTTGTGTCCGCttgtgaggtatgtcagagggtgaagctagaacaccagaagccagctgggatgctcaacccattaccgattccagagtggaaatggaaaCACGTTGCGATGCATTTTGTGGTGGgtttaccggcaacgtccaatagatatgactctatatgggtaatagtggacagattgaccaaatctgctcactttattcctgtCAGGAGCGGTTACTCTATGGAAAAATTGGTGCAACTCTACGTGGAAGAAATCATAAGGTTGCATGAGGCtccagtttctatagtgtcataTAGGGGatcccagtttacctccaggttttggtggaatctgcaaaatgctatgggcacgaggCTGGACTTTAGCACTACCTTCCATTCACAGACTGAtagacagtcggagaggactaTCCAAATTATAGAAGACatgctaaggatgtgtgtgctaaactttggtggttcttggaggcaacatctaccatttatagagtttgcctacaataacagttaccatACTAGTATTGGGATGACTCCTTATAAagttttatatgggaggaagtacaTGTCACCTGTCTATTGGGAAAAAGTGGGAGAAAGGGTTTTGGCAGGGTCAaaattagtagagatcactagtAGGGTAGTGCCTATCATTAGTAATCTAAAAGTTAAAAAAGACAAGGCTCATAAGAAGTTGAATAATGCACATAGTTTCGAATTTGTTATAGTAAAGAAATCCAAAAGGAAGTGATTCACATATTTAAACAAATTATATGTAGAAGATCATTATTACTTTTAATCAATTGCCATATGGATGTTGTAGTTAGTGACATAGTTTGCAATTTTGTTGATCCTATGTTTAGTATATATCAAATCATGATGAATGATGAAAACTCTAAGGAAATATACTTGCATTTTAAATAAGGGAGACCTTTTATTATCGTGTCATGTTTTTccgattaaaaatattaaaaagaaaagtcaaaaattaattaatgagatatttaaaagtttgattaataaaacaattgatgtttatatgaatgatatgataataaaaagaaagagcTCAAAAGATCATGCCATAGATATATCAGAAGATTTTGATATTTTGGACAAAGTAAGAATGAAAATACAAAAAATGTGCATTTCAAAATCAAAGCttgaaattttttcaaatatatagtctcaaaaaaagaaacagaagtaaattttgaaaaaaaataaaggtatTTATGGATATGCATCCTTTGAAAGATATCAAGGAAGTTCAAAGGTTGGACAAGCAAATTATAGCACTAGGAAAATTGATGTCTTGTTCAACTAGAGAATATCTTCCTTTCTATTACACATTGAAGGTAAAATAGTTTACACCAATCAGGTTCTAAAGCCAACATAATATAAGTAATAAGCAATTACCCACTCAAAAAGGTTTTATACGGGCTAAATATTTCTAAAAGAGTGATTGAATTGTTAAGCCAATTGGGTATTCATACCATCCGATTTTTCCTCTAGGCTCTCTTTGAAAGTTTAAGCATTAGTAGAAATCATGCGAAATTCACCCTAATAAGGTCTACTCGTTAGAAAGTTAAACAGAAATGTAAAGTATGGGTGGATGGAATGTCTAGCTCTATCCACTTCTTTAATCGGGATATTACTAGAAGCTCTCTCTACTGAGCTAATAATTGGTATTCCTAATCTCATTGAAATTCTACAATAGGCACCTATTAATAGACTAgcttaggtttttttttttgtagctcattttattatttttctattttgccCACATTCAACTACATATGTGGCCATGCTATATTTCGATTCAGCAGTTGGATTTATTTTTCGAATCCAACTcaaattgattcgatttaaaGCGATTCAAgacagttttaattttttaatagttctagttcaattttaatatgattttaaaacGGTTATAGTTTTaatcttttatgattttaatttttaattaagtctAAATTATAAATgttgaatttgattttgatttaataaagatttaaaagtaaaaattttaaataaaatataaaaaaataaatataaattttaaatattattgaatatatatttaatcaaataaGTAAACTTCTAAAATGTATCtatttacataataaaaaataaaataatattacatacaacataaaaaaaataataaataatattacatttaaatataaaaaatattttttactaattaaaaataaatttaaatttaattatttgataatttaacttgtttatacatcaattttaaataatttaattttataaaattatttattttaaaaataaaaatcaaactaaaaccaAACTAAATCActcttttcaattttaatttataaaaagaagAACATAATCGTCCCTTAATCTAAAGTTCCAAtctaatttagaaattaaaactgGTTGATCGATCCAATCTCAAATTTAACCAATCTGATTTACTATTCAAACCGAGATCATGGCCATATCTACGGGTAcatgttatgaaaaatatttatatttttatttgtagaaaataatttatatttaaaaaatattttttatgaaaaatattttttaatgaaataatttattttttattatttaattttaatttagtcgTTTACCCATTATCTAAAACAAAGAATTGCCACGttcgaaataaattaaatgaaaattttaattaattgaaattttattaatttttcaaatattaacaaatcaaactaaaatttaaaaaatgaatttaataaaaactaaatatttaataatttaactgATAATCgaattaaacaaaataaaataaaaaattatattttatattattaatttattaattatataaataaaagtataataacaataataatcttttatttatataattaataaatacatcttattttagtaaaataattattataacctAGTAaagctaaaaaaataataattataaaaaataatagtttatcaataaaattatacttttttatAGTACTTAATACAAATTCAGTTATTTCAATTAGTATGGTTAACAAATTAAAACTAActgaatttataattaaaaattattttttaaaattttattaactaataACTGAATGAAACTGAAAATATTTCAACCAAAATAATCgaattttattagtttataaTCGAATAATTTCCTATGCTATTATGAAAAAtgctattaaatatattaaataaaaatcataaaaattaatttaaaaataagggATATCAAAATTCTGCCTTCTTGGGATTTTTCAATCATgtaaagattttaattttttttttttttttttaccatgcaAGTAGAATTGATTAACAGTTTAAACATGGCTTAAAGGGCAAAAATACAAAGAgaagtataataaaatattaaaggctcaaaagaaattaaattaatataaaattaaattgaaacagaataaatcaaattaaatatattcaaaatatagtaaaaaaataattaaacaatcAAATTAAATCCTTCCTTCCAACAGCCAAAATTAAATTCTTCTAATATAAGTTTAACAACAGTTTTCTCGTCAATTCTGTCGcagaaaatctaaaaaaaacataaactaccagaaaccaaaaaaaaaaaagtaaagaaaaaaaaaatcaacacggCCACCCATAATAAAAGAAAACCAAAATggacaataatataaaaaagaattcCTTCCATCGCTGGAGGGCAAGGGCGCACAAAACACTCGAACAAAACGATACGACATCGTTCCGTCAAACCCTTATCCCTTTTCGCCGTGCTCCTTCCCGATTCTCTATTCTCTAAATAATCATCCCTTGCGTAGGAGCTTGAATTAGAAGCTCAAATTGAGCATAATATTATCTCCTACAATGCACATCCATACAAAAGCCCATACACAGGCTTAAAAGATATAAAAGTACGTCCACTTTTTTATTAtcgatattaatttttttaaaaaaaattaatggttaattttatataaaaaaattaatggttaattttatataaaaaaattaatggttaattttatacaaaataaCTTTAAGTGGAAATTGAGTAATCAGAAATAAAAAAGGACCAAAAAATTTTGCTTTTCATCCAAGGTTGAGGTAAACTTAGCTCGCCGTTGAGATGATCGGCTGGCTAAATCAAGATAATAACCAACGACCACGGGCCTGAAACTAGAGAATAATGACGTTCTCATTCGGAGAATTTCCTTTTTTTCGTTAAAGGAAAAATAGCGAGCTCAATCACAAAGTAAATCCAAAGGTATGAGTAGAATACAATACGTGGTTCAACTAggaataaaaaatgaataaaatcttggAACTGCTGTCCCCTTTGTCGGCCCTTTTCATCCCATgttgtttattaattaatccaaACCTatcttcttttttaatttttaatttttcagatgGGCCCTACAAGTGGATGCATTGGTGCTAGTCTTGACCATTTCCTGTATCCTTTTTATAAAAGCTTCCCCCTTCACATCCATCTGTGCacagttttaattaattatgtttttaaaaagAATTTGGTCAATTACAAGAGGCACTTAACAGATAAAATTTGAAGATTTTCAGGAGATAAGGACCCCTTTATCAGTTCCACATCCACGTCACGAATCTACTCCCTCTTCCATATTTATCTGTTAAATACTTGTTTAACAAGGTTGCTataatcattatttatttattaatttatttaacctCACTTGATTATCCTTTCCTTCATTCATAGCATAGCTGCTCTTTTGCAGAAACAAGTGAAAAAAAATAGAACTTCCCAGCAGAACAGTGAGAATTTTCCAGAGAAAATAAACATGTCTTTTGAATTTGATCGTGGAAatgcaaataattaaaaaaaaaactcactaCCCCACCAAGAAGAAGATGGAACAAAGGATGAATGCAAATAATTACATTGATTAGACATGAACACAAGTACAGAACTTACAAAGATTAATTTTCCGGGAAAATTAGATGAAAGAAATGATGCAAAAGCAAAATACATTTAATTCGAAAGACAAAATGATGAACAAACAAACCGCTACCCAATCTCCGGCAGCCATGAGAAATCCTTCGTCTGTACACAAAAGTTGCaggtttttgtttttgtttttgttttctgttTGTTTCTTTTCGCCAGTGCCACAAAACGGAGATACTGTAATCTCTCCATCTACTATTTACAGGGTAATTACCAAAGTTCCAAATTCTTCAACTTCATATTCACAGAGTCAGAGAGAAGAATCGAAGGCCGCCGAAATCAATTTCCCATTAGAAAACAACAAAAAGAATCGAATTCCATGCAGAGTTGGACTCCGCCACAGCTTCACTTAACCAGCTCAGAAACCCACCCCAGATCGGGAGCCGATGCGCCTGTTTCAGCCCGATCCAACGAGTTTTCTTTACTGAGCTTCGCATATATCTTTGCTCTCAAGTCCCTTCCAGATTCCACCCTCTCCATTGCAGGCTCTTCCTCCAAACTCTGGTCCCATAAATCCAACTGACCGATTCCAGGACGACTCGTCGTCCGAGTGGGAGTGGAAGGAAGGCTGCAGAACCCGGGGCGAAGGGTGGATCCGCGAGGCGACCCAAACCCTGATCCATTCTGCATGCCCCACGATGCAGGTCCAACTTTCATCTTGCCGAGGTTCAAACCCCGCATGGAAGTAAGGAGCTCGCTCATTGAGTTAAATGACCCACCAATCACCTGTGGACTACTCGGCGAAATTGGTGGTGAATCTGACGGCGGAGACATAGGTGGGGAAGTTAAAATCGAGGTTGGTGATGAGACAAACGAGCCAGCCTTAGTGAAGTAGGAATCAAAATGGTGCCTCAAAGGGGAACCAACCTCCATATCACCGGATCCAGAACCGTTACCCCTCGGGCTCTGCTGGGGCAAAACCCGGAGTTGATCCGGAGTATGGGCAAAGAAACAGACCCGCCGACGACACGCCGGACCATCCTTGCATGGCTGGGTACGATATCGAGCCGGATGAAGCCAACACTCAAACACCCCATGAGCAAACTCGCAAGAGTCCCCTTTCTTGCACCCACCCTTGCGAAAATCTGGGCAGGCCGTACCGGAATAATGATACCTGCGAGGATCCCGGCGGCGAGCCTTCTCACCAGGATGAGCGTACGGACATTCCGTCCAGTCATGTGACCTCCCACGCGCGCAACGTCTCACCTTGAACTCATACATGCGAAAATGATCGCAGGAGAAAGCATCCACAGGCAAGTCCAGGTCATCGCTCAACGAATCCGGCTCGTTTGACGGAAGGTAACGGTGGAGCGCCGTTAAAGAGTCAAGGAAAGGAGAACTGGCATTTCCGCAGTTGGAGAATGGGGAGGGTAAGGGTGACGTCGGCTCGTCGAAGAAGGGGTCCCAATGAGGGATTTGGACGGTCGGATTTGAATGGAGAGACTCTCCGATCATCATTTTTTGGACATAATCAGCGATGGAGTGTAGAGGAGATGTGGTCTCCGCAATATAAACTGCTAGTTTTAACCATGGTTAGGTTCTTGTTAACTATGGTTTGGTTTATAAATCTACCGGTTCCTTTCCCAGTTTCCCACATATGGTTACAGTAACGAGATTTCAATAGTGTCGACGTGTGTGACGAATGTAAGGCCACCAACCCATCTCAACCGCTGATTTGAATCATGGATTTGAGTAGTCCTTTTATGGACCCAGCCATTATGTTGTGTAGAGCGACTGTGACCAAAGGAAACCCCTGTTGCGTAGTGACGCTATTATTCTATACGGATGTCGAAACCGCCGGCTTACTGCTTGAGACCCTCGGATATTTTGGGGTAGTTGTCATATATCGCAGGATAATCGGTGTATATCTCGTGATTTTGGTTCCTAACAAATTATAATTAGCCACTAGTTTTTCCGCTAGCAGTAACTTATCCTACATTTCTCTCGTAGcgtatatacacatatatatattgaaaaattattattaatcttTAAGTTTTCCCACTAATAATAATTTGATCTTTATATCTTAAACTATTTAATtccattaattttttacttcggttatacattttttatatttatattcatcttttcattagtttctaaaattaaattattattttacttttaaataattatgtttctaattttaaattagttataatttCATATCTTATATTCATCTCCCttgttcttttttctttccactctattttttttatttattagagataaaagataaataagtaaaattaatagaaaaatataaataataagaaaactaaaagataaaattataataataacattATATCACTATAtagcaatttaattttaaaattaatggaaataTGGATGAAATGAGGATGTATAAAACTGAGTGAAAGAACTTTTTTCCTCTCCACTCTTCCTCTCCTTTTCTCTAACGCACGGCATTTCAGTACTGCCGGCAAGCGGCTTTCCTCGACCCCTTCTGAGCAGAGGAGAGTCTCCCTCTCCCCTTGATGTGGTTTTCTCCTTCCCTCCTCTTCAGTGAAAGTTGTAGATaagtttttttaacttttagtcATATTCAATGTTTTATTGACGGGAGGTTATACGTTGGATATATAACTTGTTTCCCTCTAAGCTGGTTATAAAGAACAGCCTTTAGAAGACTTGCATATGCCATTGGAGTCTTGTTGGGATAGCTCACCTCCAACCTGTTGTATAGAAAGAACAAATCTTGTTTGTTTGTGTTTTCTTGAACTCTCCAAAATGCAGATCTAACAATTCGAATTAGTTCTTATCTTTCTTTGCTCGATTTAAATTTGGCTCTATGTTTGTGTGTTTTTAGTTACAGATCCGATGTTTATTGGTGAGAGGTTATACAATtagggatggcaacggatcgggtattttcgggtactgatccgaccgaaccctaatagaacggatttgggtagttataatcgggtttgggatggatttgggttttaaaaataatacccgttgcgggttcggatcggattcgggttttatgtacagggtacccactacccgaacccgtttatataaataattaatttaatataaaaaatatattttacaataatatttataattttttttatatatttatatttaaaaatttaaatttaaatattctttagaaatattaaattttttaaatgaaaattattaataaaaaatatgttttatataaattattaattaaaatatataagattaaacgggttcgggttttattcggataataataatcgggtttggaacggattcggatagtttaaattaatttttaatcggattcggaacgggttcggatattactaatataaattcgggtagtttaattttcgcgggtaccctacccgtttacatccctatatACAATGTATGGTTTGTTTCCCTCTAAGCATGGCTATAGAGAATAGCCTTTAGGAGGCTGGCATATGCCATTTGAGTCTTGTTGGGGTGGCTCTCATCCAACCCGTTGTATAAAAAGGACAAATCTTGTTTGTTTATATTTTCTTGAACTCTCCAAAATGCAGATCCAACTATTCAAATTAGTCCTTATCTTTCTTTGCTCGATTTGCATTTGGCTCTATGTTTGTGTGTGCAAGTGGGGCTTTTGGGTTTCTTCCGCCATTTTACAGTTGATGAGGAGCATTAAATTTATGTGTTTTAGGGGCCAACATCTCCAAGAGACGTTTTCGGCATCACTTATTCTCGGTTTCTAGTCTCTCAAGTAGGCCTGTGCAATTGGTCTGAAAAATCGAAaaccaaattttaaaaatattaaaaatcgaaccaaattgaTTATTAAGATATAACTGAACCAAACTAAACCAataaaaatcgattcggttcggttatatcaaaactgaaatttataaatttaatatgtttGGGTTTGAACTGCTGATTAGGTTGAGTAAGGGAGGGGAGGAAAGCGGTTGGACTTGGACTGCTAGTTGGGTTGGGTAAGGGTcagtataataatatatagtaaAATCGACTAATTCGGTTAGTCAGTTATTTAACACATTTAAAC
The genomic region above belongs to Manihot esculenta cultivar AM560-2 chromosome 3, M.esculenta_v8, whole genome shotgun sequence and contains:
- the LOC110611950 gene encoding zinc finger CCCH domain-containing protein 49; this encodes MMIGESLHSNPTVQIPHWDPFFDEPTSPLPSPFSNCGNASSPFLDSLTALHRYLPSNEPDSLSDDLDLPVDAFSCDHFRMYEFKVRRCARGRSHDWTECPYAHPGEKARRRDPRRYHYSGTACPDFRKGGCKKGDSCEFAHGVFECWLHPARYRTQPCKDGPACRRRVCFFAHTPDQLRVLPQQSPRGNGSGSGDMEVGSPLRHHFDSYFTKAGSFVSSPTSILTSPPMSPPSDSPPISPSSPQVIGGSFNSMSELLTSMRGLNLGKMKVGPASWGMQNGSGFGSPRGSTLRPGFCSLPSTPTRTTSRPGIGQLDLWDQSLEEEPAMERVESGRDLRAKIYAKLSKENSLDRAETGASAPDLGWVSELVK